From the Martelella mediterranea DSM 17316 genome, one window contains:
- a CDS encoding DUF1254 domain-containing protein, translated as MYKPFITGFAIAGLLLGPVSGLAADEPNDTAAIAEQATVYGLPMVDLYKLMYDQAIDTDGSQFKAPFNTLHNESNVFTPADTSIVTPNSDTPYSELWMDLRAEPLVLCVPAVDKDRYYSVMLTSLYTFNFGYIGSRATGNDAACYAVAGPDWKADAPKGIAKVFQSETEFATALYRTQLFNPGDIDNVRKVQAGYTVEPLSAFLGEAAPAPAPAIDWPEIDDQSAKENPLGYLAFLLQFAPATGPAAVEQPLREKFASIGLEAGKPFPPAGTSDAELAAIQQGVKAARADIANAIKSMGKIENGWSVSTGIQGNRDGYAGNWGLRAAVAVAGLLANDTAEAVYPITNIDIDHNRLDGSKSDYTITFKPGELPPASAFWSVTMYDGKTQHLVPNPIDRYLINAPMLPELTKNADGSLTLYIQKDAPTDPAKKANWLPAPDGPFYVAMRIYWPKQAVLDGDWQPPGIVPHKG; from the coding sequence ATGTACAAGCCCTTCATCACAGGCTTTGCAATCGCAGGCCTTCTTCTCGGCCCGGTCAGCGGCCTTGCCGCCGACGAACCCAATGATACCGCCGCCATCGCCGAGCAGGCCACCGTCTACGGCCTGCCGATGGTGGACCTCTACAAGCTGATGTACGATCAGGCGATCGACACGGACGGTTCGCAGTTCAAGGCCCCGTTCAACACGCTGCACAATGAATCCAACGTGTTCACCCCGGCTGACACCTCGATCGTCACCCCGAACAGCGACACCCCCTATTCCGAACTGTGGATGGACCTGCGGGCCGAGCCGCTGGTGTTGTGCGTGCCGGCGGTCGACAAGGACCGCTATTACTCGGTGATGCTGACATCGCTCTACACCTTCAATTTCGGCTATATCGGCTCGCGCGCCACCGGCAACGACGCCGCCTGTTACGCCGTGGCCGGTCCCGACTGGAAGGCTGACGCGCCGAAGGGGATCGCCAAGGTGTTCCAGTCGGAAACCGAATTCGCGACCGCGCTTTATCGCACGCAGCTCTTCAACCCGGGCGATATCGACAATGTCCGCAAGGTTCAGGCCGGCTATACGGTGGAGCCGCTTTCAGCTTTCCTCGGCGAAGCAGCGCCGGCGCCCGCGCCCGCCATTGACTGGCCGGAAATCGATGACCAGTCGGCGAAGGAAAATCCCCTCGGCTACCTCGCCTTCCTGCTCCAGTTCGCGCCGGCGACCGGCCCGGCGGCCGTGGAGCAGCCGCTGCGCGAAAAATTCGCCAGTATCGGGCTGGAAGCCGGAAAGCCGTTCCCGCCGGCCGGCACCAGCGACGCCGAACTTGCGGCGATCCAGCAGGGCGTGAAGGCCGCCCGCGCCGATATCGCAAACGCGATCAAATCCATGGGCAAGATCGAAAACGGCTGGAGCGTGAGCACGGGCATTCAGGGCAACCGCGATGGCTATGCCGGCAATTGGGGCCTGCGCGCGGCCGTCGCCGTCGCGGGCCTTCTTGCCAATGACACCGCCGAGGCGGTCTATCCGATCACCAATATCGACATCGACCACAACAGGCTGGACGGCTCGAAATCGGATTACACCATCACCTTCAAACCTGGCGAACTGCCGCCCGCCAGCGCCTTCTGGTCGGTCACCATGTATGACGGCAAGACCCAGCATCTCGTGCCCAACCCGATCGACCGCTATCTCATCAACGCCCCGATGCTGCCGGAGCTGACCAAGAACGCCGACGGCTCGCTCACCCTCTACATCCAGAAGGACGCGCCGACGGACCCGGCGAAAAAGGCCAACTGGCTGCCCGCGCCCGACGGGCCCTTTTATGTCGCGATGCGCATCTACTGGCCGAAACAGGCGGTGCTCGACGGCGACTGGCAACCGCCCGGGATCGTGCCCCATAAAGGCTGA
- a CDS encoding DUF6790 family protein — translation MAAAITFALSNFTLTCFIFGLIAAAIALAAQRPPRPHGAVVEALLAWFLFFSIGVSLFYNFVMHVFFGKMTASFIGWADSPFQAEVGYASLGFAVVGFMAFAGNRGLRIAAIVGPTCFLWGAAVGHVIDMVRSHNFAPGNAGVVFWTDILLPVVGLALLAMSREGSHRSA, via the coding sequence ATGGCCGCTGCGATCACCTTTGCGCTTTCGAACTTCACATTGACCTGTTTCATCTTCGGCCTCATCGCCGCGGCGATCGCGCTTGCCGCGCAGCGGCCGCCGCGTCCGCACGGCGCCGTGGTCGAGGCCTTGCTGGCCTGGTTCCTGTTCTTCTCGATCGGCGTCTCGCTGTTCTACAACTTCGTCATGCATGTCTTCTTCGGCAAGATGACGGCCTCGTTCATCGGCTGGGCGGACAGCCCGTTCCAGGCGGAGGTCGGCTATGCAAGCCTCGGCTTCGCCGTGGTCGGATTCATGGCCTTTGCCGGCAATCGCGGCCTGAGGATCGCCGCGATCGTCGGCCCCACCTGCTTCCTCTGGGGGGCAGCGGTCGGCCACGTGATCGATATGGTGCGCTCCCACAATTTCGCGCCGGGCAATGCCGGCGTCGTGTTCTGGACCGATATCCTGCTGCCGGTCGTCGGGCTCGCACTGCTGGCGATGAGCCGGGAGGGATCGCATCGGTCTGCTTGA
- a CDS encoding glutaredoxin family protein, whose product MAETAKTARLYRMVMPDHICPYGLKSKDMLERHGYRVEDHHLKTREETDAFQRKHDVETTPQTFIEDERIGGYDDLRVFLGVDPPKEEQSDTSYRPVIAIFSVAALLALGLALHQYGTVLTWQTVIWFISLSMTILAIQKLQDVEQFSIMFLNYDLLARRFVPYGKVYPYGEAVAGILMTAGLLPWLSAPVALFVGTVGAVSVFKAVYIDKRELKCACVGGNSSVPLGFISLTENLMMILMGLWMGSRFLLGA is encoded by the coding sequence ATGGCCGAGACCGCGAAAACCGCCAGACTTTACCGGATGGTGATGCCCGATCACATCTGCCCCTATGGCCTAAAATCCAAGGACATGCTGGAGCGGCACGGCTATCGGGTCGAAGATCACCATCTGAAGACGCGCGAGGAAACCGATGCCTTTCAGCGCAAGCATGATGTCGAAACAACGCCGCAGACCTTTATCGAGGACGAGCGGATCGGCGGCTATGACGATCTCAGGGTATTTCTCGGCGTCGACCCGCCCAAGGAAGAGCAATCCGATACCAGCTATCGTCCGGTGATCGCGATCTTTTCGGTCGCGGCCCTGCTCGCGCTGGGCCTTGCCCTTCACCAGTACGGCACCGTGCTGACATGGCAGACCGTGATCTGGTTCATCTCGCTCTCGATGACGATCCTCGCGATCCAGAAACTGCAGGATGTGGAACAGTTCTCGATCATGTTCCTGAATTATGATCTGCTCGCGAGACGCTTTGTACCCTATGGCAAGGTCTATCCCTATGGCGAGGCTGTTGCGGGCATCCTGATGACCGCCGGTCTGTTGCCCTGGCTCTCCGCGCCGGTGGCGCTATTTGTCGGCACGGTCGGCGCGGTCAGTGTGTTCAAGGCCGTCTATATCGACAAGCGCGAACTGAAATGCGCCTGCGTCGGCGGCAATTCGTCCGTTCCGCTGGGCTTCATCTCGCTGACCGAGAACCTGATGATGATCCTGATGGGCCTGTGGATGGGCAGCCGGTTTCTTCTGGGCGCCTGA
- a CDS encoding TIGR00282 family metallophosphoesterase: MRLLFLGDMVGKTGRTAVWERLPGLISDLKLDFVIVNGENAAGGFGITETIFQDTIDAGADVVTTGNHVWDQKDAIIFADRHEQFLRPANYPAGTPGRGSSLYYARNGARVLVANIMGRVFMHPELDDPFKAAETILEACPLKSEADAIVFDFHAEATSEKQAFGHFVDGRASLVVGTHTHVPTADCQILNGGTGFMSDAGMCGDYDSSLGMDKEEPLNRFISKMNKSRFEAATGPATICGLGVEISDRTGLAEKIAPLRLGPRLEETVPGFWA; encoded by the coding sequence ATGCGTTTGCTTTTTCTGGGGGATATGGTCGGCAAGACGGGGCGCACGGCGGTGTGGGAACGATTGCCCGGCCTTATCAGCGACCTGAAGCTCGATTTCGTGATCGTCAACGGCGAGAATGCCGCCGGCGGCTTCGGCATCACCGAGACGATCTTCCAGGACACGATCGACGCCGGCGCCGATGTGGTGACCACCGGTAACCATGTCTGGGACCAGAAGGACGCCATCATCTTCGCCGACCGGCATGAGCAGTTTCTGCGCCCCGCTAATTATCCGGCAGGCACGCCTGGGCGCGGCTCATCGCTCTATTACGCCAGAAACGGCGCGCGGGTTCTGGTCGCCAACATCATGGGCCGGGTGTTCATGCATCCCGAGCTGGACGATCCATTCAAGGCCGCCGAGACCATTCTGGAAGCTTGCCCGCTGAAAAGCGAGGCCGATGCGATTGTGTTCGATTTCCATGCCGAGGCGACCAGCGAGAAGCAGGCCTTCGGTCATTTCGTCGATGGCCGCGCCAGCCTCGTCGTCGGCACCCACACCCACGTGCCGACCGCCGATTGCCAGATTTTGAACGGCGGCACGGGCTTCATGTCGGATGCCGGCATGTGCGGCGATTACGATTCCTCGCTCGGCATGGACAAGGAAGAGCCGCTCAACCGCTTCATCTCGAAAATGAACAAGTCCCGCTTCGAGGCCGCCACCGGCCCGGCCACCATCTGCGGGCTTGGCGTCGAGATATCGGATCGCACGGGACTGGCGGAAAAGATCGCGCCGCTCAGGCTCGGGCCGCGGCTTGAGGAGACGGTGCCGGGGTTCTGGGCGTAG
- a CDS encoding 5-formyltetrahydrofolate cyclo-ligase — MALLTKPELRSASLRRRDALSVDERQEKSLAIATHGAEALSRFAAGKCVAAYHPIRSEVDVALLAHMLEDAGARLALPAVIDRETIVFRAHTAAGKLVPGGFGTMAPGEEAEIVDPDILLMPLSVFDRQGNRIGYGAGHYDRAIERLVAKGRKPLLIAVAFDLQEAPAVPAEAHDMPLDGVITETGLAWFGDRPEGL, encoded by the coding sequence TTGGCCCTTCTCACAAAACCCGAACTGCGCAGCGCGAGCCTGAGAAGGCGCGACGCGCTGTCCGTTGACGAGCGGCAGGAGAAAAGCCTGGCGATCGCCACCCATGGCGCCGAGGCGCTGTCGCGGTTTGCCGCCGGCAAGTGCGTTGCCGCCTATCACCCGATCCGTTCCGAAGTCGATGTCGCGCTGCTCGCCCACATGCTGGAGGATGCCGGCGCGCGGCTTGCGCTTCCCGCTGTCATCGACCGCGAGACCATCGTCTTCCGCGCCCACACCGCCGCCGGAAAGCTTGTGCCCGGCGGCTTCGGCACAATGGCTCCGGGGGAGGAGGCGGAGATCGTCGACCCGGATATTCTGCTGATGCCGCTTTCCGTGTTCGACCGGCAGGGCAACCGCATCGGCTATGGCGCCGGCCATTATGACCGCGCGATCGAGCGGCTCGTTGCAAAGGGCCGCAAGCCGCTTTTGATCGCCGTCGCCTTCGATCTTCAGGAAGCGCCGGCAGTGCCCGCCGAAGCCCATGACATGCCGCTCGATGGCGTGATCACCGAGACGGGGCTTGCCTGGTTCGGCGATCGGCCGGAAGGCCTCTGA
- a CDS encoding cell division protein ZapA, with product MAQVTVNIDGKAYRMACEEGQEDHLLDLAARFDSYISNLRGSFGEIGDLRLTVMAGIMIMDELHDLQAAVDANAAELAELRRAAGSADENRAAEADALADRLENLAERITTLSCKVSGVSK from the coding sequence ATGGCGCAAGTCACGGTCAATATCGATGGCAAGGCCTACCGAATGGCCTGCGAGGAAGGCCAGGAGGATCACCTGCTGGACCTCGCCGCCCGCTTCGATTCCTATATCTCCAACCTGCGCGGCAGTTTCGGCGAGATCGGCGATCTGCGCCTGACGGTGATGGCCGGGATCATGATCATGGATGAGCTTCACGATCTGCAGGCGGCGGTGGACGCCAATGCAGCGGAGCTTGCTGAATTGCGCCGCGCCGCCGGCTCGGCCGACGAAAACCGGGCGGCCGAGGCCGATGCGCTGGCCGACAGGCTGGAGAACCTCGCGGAGCGGATCACGACGCTCTCGTGCAAAGTCTCCGGCGTGTCGAAATAG